In uncultured Methanobacterium sp., a genomic segment contains:
- the coaBC gene encoding bifunctional phosphopantothenoylcysteine decarboxylase/phosphopantothenate--cysteine ligase CoaBC encodes MTIMLCVTGSVAAVETVKLARELKRKGFQVKCFMSDGACDIINPYALEFATGEQVITKLTGNIEHVKYADEDLILVAPATANVISKFAYKIADNPINTLLLTASGYDTPIIFVPSMHQSMYRAVEENIQKLKKEGVVFIEPKQEENKAKFPSVDDIVLQAQKATSAGGLEDRHVLVSAGGTYEDIDPIRGITNRSSGKMGVELAKEAFRRGAEVTIITGRVEVEIPKVFNRIKVESSREMAKALEENLIDGDVFIAAAAVSDFTVAEVGSITEKGSIAERGSKISSASEATLKLKPAPKIINQAKEHNPALYLVGFKAEYNVSRNELVESAKRRMRESGADLMVANDVAEAGAGFGSDQNKVVLVDDDIWEIPLSTKEEIAALVIGRIVERII; translated from the coding sequence ATGACAATCATGCTCTGTGTTACAGGTAGTGTGGCCGCTGTAGAAACAGTAAAACTGGCCAGGGAACTAAAAAGGAAGGGATTCCAGGTTAAATGTTTCATGAGTGATGGTGCTTGTGACATTATCAATCCCTATGCACTTGAATTTGCCACTGGAGAGCAGGTGATAACCAAACTCACCGGGAACATTGAGCATGTTAAGTATGCGGATGAGGACCTGATCCTGGTGGCACCAGCCACTGCCAATGTAATCAGCAAATTCGCTTATAAAATCGCTGACAATCCCATAAACACTCTCCTGTTAACTGCCAGTGGATACGACACTCCCATTATTTTTGTACCATCCATGCACCAGTCCATGTACCGGGCAGTGGAAGAGAACATCCAGAAACTCAAAAAAGAGGGTGTGGTGTTCATAGAGCCTAAACAAGAAGAGAATAAGGCTAAATTTCCATCAGTTGATGATATTGTGTTACAGGCCCAGAAAGCAACCTCTGCCGGTGGTTTAGAGGATCGGCATGTTCTGGTGAGTGCAGGGGGTACTTATGAAGATATTGACCCTATCCGAGGCATTACCAACCGTAGCTCTGGTAAGATGGGTGTTGAACTGGCCAAGGAGGCCTTCCGTCGCGGTGCCGAAGTCACCATCATCACGGGAAGGGTGGAAGTGGAAATTCCCAAAGTATTTAACCGGATAAAAGTTGAATCCAGCCGGGAAATGGCAAAAGCACTGGAAGAAAACCTCATTGACGGTGATGTGTTCATTGCTGCAGCAGCAGTCAGTGACTTCACAGTGGCAGAAGTAGGATCCATAACAGAAAAAGGATCCATAGCAGAGAGAGGATCTAAAATATCATCAGCCAGTGAAGCAACCCTAAAACTCAAACCAGCCCCTAAAATCATAAACCAGGCCAAAGAACACAACCCTGCACTGTACCTGGTGGGCTTCAAAGCAGAGTACAATGTCTCCAGAAATGAACTGGTGGAATCAGCCAAGAGGAGAATGAGAGAATCCGGTGCAGATCTGATGGTGGCCAATGACGTGGCAGAAGCAGGTGCAGGATTCGGATCAGACCAGAACAAAGTGGTTCTGGTGGATGATGACATATGGGAAATTCCCCTGAGTACCAAGGAAGAAATAGCAGCCCTGGTGATTGGAAGGATTGTGGAGAGAATTATTTAG